From the Haladaptatus sp. DJG-WS-42 genome, the window GGCTGCCGGGCATCAGCGAAACCGCGTACGGGCTGTTGATGCAGGAACTCGAGGCGGGCGACTCGGGACTGCGTTCGATGGCAAGCGTGCAGGGGGCGCTTGTGATGTACCCCATCCACAGCTATGGCAGCGAAGAACAGAAAGAGCGGTGGTTGCCTGACATGGGAACTGGTGACGCCATTGGCTGTTTCGGTCTGACGGAACCAAATCACGGGTCGAANNNNNNNNNNNNNNNNNNNNNNNNNNNNNNNNNNNNNNNNNNNNNNNNNNNNNNNNNNNNNNNNNNNNNNNNNNNNNNNNNNNNNNNNNNNNNNNNNNNN encodes:
- a CDS encoding acyl-CoA dehydrogenase family protein, with amino-acid sequence MLDFVSLESDLSAEERMVMETAREFVEKEVKPDIGEHFIEGTFPTELISQLGELGFFAPNLEGYGLPGISETAYGLLMQELEAGDSGLRSMASVQGALVMYPIHSYGSEEQKERWLPDMGTGDAIGCFGLTEPNHGS